A single region of the Hordeum vulgare subsp. vulgare unplaced genomic scaffold, MorexV3_pseudomolecules_assembly, whole genome shotgun sequence genome encodes:
- the LOC123418554 gene encoding leaf-specific thionin DB4 has protein sequence MAPSKSIKSVVICVLILGLVLEQVQVEGKSCCKDTLARNCYNTCRFAGGSRPVCAGACRCKIISGPKCPSDYPKLNLLPESGEPDVTQYCTIGCRNSVCDNMDNVFRGQEMKFDMGLCSNACARFCNDGAVIQSVEA, from the exons ATGGCACCCAGCAAGAGTATTAAGAGTGTGGTCATTTGTGTTCTCATACTGGGTTTAGTTCTGGAGCAGGTCCAGGTGGAGGGAAAAAGTTGCTGCAAGGACACGTTAGCTAGAAACTGCTACAACACTTGCCGTTTCGCGGGTGGTTCCCGTCCAGTCTGCGCAGGTGCTTGTCGTTGTAAAATCATAAGTGGTCCAAAATGCCCTAGTGACTATCCTAAACTGAATCTTCTCCCTGAATCCG GTGAACCAGATGTCACTCAGTACTGCACCATTGGATGCAGGAATTCTGTCTGTGACAACATGGACAATG TTTTCCGTGGCCAAGAGATGAAATTCGACATGGGACTCTGCAGCAACGCATGTGCCCGTTTCTGTAATGATGGTGCAGTCATTCAGTCTGTTGAAGCCTAA